One window of Macrococcus sp. 19Msa1099 genomic DNA carries:
- a CDS encoding helix-turn-helix transcriptional regulator, with translation MFGVFTIELNKRQEKIIQIVKNNGPITGEKIAEKLSLTRATLRPDLAILTMAGYLDARPRVGYFYTGKSSTQLLSASIKKFKVKDFQSIPVVIHEDISAYDAICTMFLEDVGTLFVTNHENHLVGVCSRKDLLRASMGNQEIHNLPVNVFMSRMPNISVCVQDDLLIYAANLLIEKQIDSLPVVQKSGEHYEVTGRITKTTITRAFVSLIEDE, from the coding sequence ATGTTTGGGGTGTTTACGATAGAACTGAATAAAAGGCAGGAAAAGATAATACAGATTGTAAAAAACAATGGCCCCATTACTGGAGAGAAGATTGCTGAGAAATTGAGTTTAACACGAGCAACATTAAGACCAGATTTAGCAATCCTGACTATGGCTGGCTACTTAGATGCGAGACCACGAGTGGGTTACTTTTACACGGGTAAGTCAAGCACACAGCTCTTATCAGCTTCTATTAAGAAGTTTAAGGTGAAAGATTTTCAGTCTATACCGGTCGTCATCCACGAAGACATTTCAGCTTATGATGCAATTTGTACGATGTTTCTGGAGGATGTAGGTACACTTTTTGTGACAAATCATGAAAATCATCTTGTTGGTGTATGCTCTCGTAAAGATCTGCTCCGTGCATCGATGGGTAATCAGGAGATTCATAATCTGCCGGTAAATGTCTTTATGTCCCGTATGCCAAATATTTCTGTATGTGTACAGGATGATCTGCTCATATATGCGGCAAATCTATTGATAGAGAAACAGATTGATTCGTTACCAGTTGTACAGAAGTCAGGAGAACATTATGAAGTGACAGGGCGTATCACTAAGACAACGATTACGCGTGCCTTTGTGTCACTAATTGAGGATGAATAG
- a CDS encoding glycine--tRNA ligase, translating to MAEKNMETIVNLAKHRGFVFPGSEIYGGLANTWDYGPLGVELKNNVKRAWWQKFVQQSPYNVGLDAAILMNPKTWEASGHLSNFNDPMIDNKDSKIRYRADKLIEDYMHAQGDEHFIADGMSFDEMKQFIDDKGIVCPVSGTANWTEIRQFNLMFKTFQGVTESSTNEIFLRPETAQGIFVNYKNVQRSMRKKLPFGIAQVGKSFRNEITPGNFIFRTREFEQMELEFFCKPGTEIEWQEYWKNFAAKWLKDLGIKEENTKLRDHDEDELSHYSNATTDIEYKFPFGWGELWGIASRTDFDLKAHMAASGDDFSYHDQETNEKYVPYCIEPSLGADRVTLAFLCDAFEEETLEGGDTRTVMHFHPALAPYKAAILPLSKKLSPDAMKVYEELSTYFAIDFDESQSIGKRYRRQDEIGTPFCITFDFDSLEDNQVTVRDRDTMEQVRMPISEVKAFLDEKIKF from the coding sequence ATGGCAGAAAAAAACATGGAAACAATTGTTAATCTTGCAAAACACAGAGGCTTCGTCTTTCCTGGCAGCGAAATCTACGGTGGGCTTGCTAACACTTGGGATTACGGTCCGTTAGGTGTAGAACTTAAAAACAATGTAAAACGTGCATGGTGGCAAAAATTCGTTCAGCAATCACCTTATAACGTAGGTCTTGATGCCGCGATTCTGATGAACCCAAAAACTTGGGAAGCGAGTGGTCACTTATCTAACTTTAACGATCCTATGATCGATAACAAAGATTCTAAGATTCGTTACCGTGCAGATAAATTAATTGAAGATTATATGCACGCACAAGGTGATGAACACTTTATCGCTGACGGTATGAGCTTTGACGAAATGAAACAATTTATCGATGACAAAGGGATTGTATGTCCTGTATCAGGTACAGCAAACTGGACTGAAATCCGTCAGTTCAACTTGATGTTCAAAACATTCCAAGGGGTCACTGAATCATCTACAAATGAGATTTTCTTACGCCCTGAAACAGCACAGGGTATCTTTGTAAATTACAAGAACGTTCAACGCTCAATGCGTAAGAAACTTCCATTCGGTATTGCACAAGTAGGGAAATCATTCCGTAATGAAATCACACCAGGTAACTTTATCTTCAGAACACGAGAATTCGAACAGATGGAATTAGAATTCTTCTGTAAACCAGGCACTGAAATTGAGTGGCAGGAATACTGGAAGAACTTTGCAGCGAAATGGCTGAAAGATTTAGGTATTAAAGAAGAGAATACGAAACTTCGTGACCATGATGAAGACGAATTATCTCACTACTCTAATGCAACAACAGATATCGAATATAAGTTCCCATTCGGCTGGGGTGAGCTATGGGGTATCGCAAGCCGTACAGACTTCGACTTAAAAGCGCATATGGCAGCAAGTGGAGATGACTTCAGCTACCACGACCAGGAAACGAACGAAAAATATGTACCATACTGTATTGAACCCTCATTAGGGGCAGACCGTGTAACGTTAGCATTCTTATGCGATGCATTTGAAGAAGAGACATTAGAAGGTGGAGATACACGTACAGTGATGCACTTCCATCCGGCACTCGCACCATATAAAGCTGCGATCTTACCACTGAGTAAAAAGCTCTCACCAGATGCGATGAAAGTATATGAAGAACTCAGCACATACTTTGCCATCGACTTTGATGAAAGTCAGTCAATTGGTAAACGTTACAGAAGACAAGATGAAATCGGTACACCATTCTGTATCACATTTGACTTTGATTCGTTAGAAGATAATCAAGTTACAGTTCGTGACCGTGATACGATGGAACAAGTACGTATGCCAATTAGCGAAGTAAAAGCATTTTTAGATGAAAAAATTAAGTTTTAA
- the recO gene encoding DNA repair protein RecO, with translation MLKKAVGIVIRRVAYGDNHLIITFLNEAGVKVALMARNARKSTKYGAGLDLFYENLFIFSQFKGMGTLSSVDTINSHYEIREDIYVMTYAQYVVELIDRALEEDETNPYVYQLLKVALTHIERSDNARLIALLVSIKCMPLYGYVPNFKYSTYDGNMTHKDFIAYSFQFNSVITQEALNEDPHAIPMTNKSLYMLYLLSEVPIESLSSINIEHSLIDEMETLVYKMYDEFIGVFIKSRKILEQMRRLDNCK, from the coding sequence ATGCTTAAGAAAGCTGTAGGTATCGTCATTAGACGTGTCGCTTATGGTGATAATCATCTGATTATCACCTTTTTGAATGAAGCGGGGGTTAAAGTTGCGTTAATGGCAAGGAATGCCCGTAAATCAACAAAGTATGGTGCGGGATTAGATTTGTTCTATGAAAATTTGTTTATTTTCTCTCAGTTCAAAGGAATGGGTACATTGTCTTCGGTGGATACAATTAACAGTCATTATGAAATACGTGAAGATATCTATGTGATGACGTATGCACAGTACGTTGTTGAACTGATTGATCGTGCACTTGAAGAAGATGAGACGAATCCATATGTATATCAGTTACTTAAAGTCGCGTTGACACATATAGAGCGAAGTGATAATGCGAGACTTATTGCGCTGCTAGTGAGTATTAAATGTATGCCGCTCTATGGCTATGTACCAAATTTTAAGTACAGTACTTATGATGGCAACATGACACATAAAGATTTTATTGCGTATTCGTTTCAATTTAATAGCGTGATAACGCAAGAGGCACTCAATGAAGATCCACATGCAATCCCTATGACGAATAAGAGTCTCTATATGCTTTATCTGCTCAGTGAAGTACCGATTGAAAGTTTAAGCTCTATAAATATTGAACACAGTTTAATCGACGAGATGGAAACACTCGTGTATAAGATGTATGATGAATTTATAGGTGTCTTTATCAAGTCTAGGAAGATTCTGGAGCAGATGAGAAGACTAGATAATTGTAAATAA
- the era gene encoding GTPase Era, whose product MSNEFKSGFVAIIGRPNVGKSTFMNKVLGQKVAIMSDKAQTTRNKVQGVLTTEQSQIIFIDTPGIHKPKHMLGDYMMKVAKNTLREVDAIMFMVNVEESIGRGDEFIIELLKNNRTPIFLVLNKIDKIHPDELIKEIEKYKDLLPFAEIVPISALQGNNVDHLVKVIEGYMPEGPMYYPKDQISDHPEEFIVAELIREKALHLTSQEIPHAIGVQVEKMVKESEERVHIEATIYIERDSQKGIIIGKQGSMLKKIGQLARKDIEMLLGSKVYLELWVKVQKDWRNKPNFIRQIGYREDEY is encoded by the coding sequence ATGTCAAATGAATTTAAGTCAGGGTTTGTTGCGATTATTGGACGCCCGAATGTAGGGAAATCTACATTTATGAATAAAGTACTTGGACAGAAAGTAGCGATAATGTCAGATAAAGCACAGACGACACGCAATAAAGTACAAGGTGTTTTAACGACAGAACAGTCACAAATCATCTTTATCGATACACCTGGTATTCATAAACCGAAACATATGCTTGGTGATTATATGATGAAAGTAGCGAAGAACACGTTACGTGAAGTTGATGCAATCATGTTCATGGTCAATGTAGAAGAGAGTATCGGCCGTGGAGATGAATTTATTATTGAACTACTTAAGAATAACCGCACACCGATATTCTTAGTATTAAACAAAATCGATAAGATACATCCTGACGAGCTGATTAAAGAAATTGAGAAGTATAAGGACTTATTGCCGTTTGCAGAGATTGTACCGATTTCAGCATTACAAGGTAATAATGTTGACCATCTTGTAAAAGTCATTGAAGGATATATGCCGGAAGGACCGATGTACTATCCGAAAGATCAGATTTCAGATCATCCGGAAGAGTTTATCGTGGCAGAACTTATCCGTGAAAAAGCGCTTCATTTAACAAGCCAGGAAATCCCGCATGCAATTGGTGTGCAGGTGGAGAAGATGGTCAAAGAATCAGAAGAACGTGTTCATATTGAAGCGACGATCTATATCGAACGAGATTCTCAAAAAGGGATTATTATCGGTAAACAAGGGTCAATGCTTAAAAAGATCGGACAGCTTGCCCGTAAAGATATCGAGATGTTACTAGGTTCTAAAGTGTATTTGGAGCTATGGGTGAAAGTACAGAAGGACTGGAGAAATAAACCGAATTTCATACGACAAATTGGCTATAGAGAAGACGAGTATTAA
- the cdd gene encoding cytidine deaminase, whose product MEFKQEWLKGVIRAQEKAHAPYSNFKVGAYLITKDGKTFDGCNVENAAYGDCICAERTALVSAIADGYKPGEFEVLVVTTDTDAPSSPCGSCRQVIKELCDDEMPVFLTNVKGDVIARTVDDLLPLGFSGKDLK is encoded by the coding sequence ATGGAATTCAAACAGGAATGGTTAAAGGGCGTAATTCGCGCTCAGGAAAAAGCACATGCACCGTATTCAAACTTTAAAGTAGGTGCCTATTTAATTACGAAGGACGGCAAAACTTTCGATGGTTGTAACGTAGAGAATGCTGCATATGGTGACTGCATCTGTGCGGAGCGTACAGCGCTAGTATCGGCGATTGCAGATGGTTATAAGCCAGGTGAGTTTGAAGTATTGGTTGTTACAACAGATACTGATGCACCATCATCGCCATGTGGTTCATGTCGACAAGTGATCAAGGAGTTATGCGATGATGAAATGCCTGTATTCTTAACGAATGTTAAAGGTGATGTTATCGCACGTACTGTCGACGATTTATTGCCGCTTGGTTTCTCAGGAAAGGATTTGAAATAA
- a CDS encoding diacylglycerol kinase family protein — MKRFKHPIAGLVILLQKDKNFILHLIAALFVIIISVLFNITRTEWLFIIIAISAVLFMEVINTSVEYVVDLVTDEYHPLAKYAKDTASLAVLIASMMSLLIGMIIFIPYILKLF, encoded by the coding sequence ATCAAACGATTTAAACATCCAATTGCAGGACTTGTTATATTATTACAAAAGGATAAAAATTTTATCCTGCATTTAATTGCTGCTTTATTCGTAATCATTATTAGTGTATTATTTAATATCACGAGAACGGAATGGTTGTTTATCATTATTGCAATAAGTGCAGTTCTCTTTATGGAAGTGATCAATACGTCTGTTGAATATGTTGTAGATCTCGTAACAGATGAGTATCACCCGTTAGCGAAGTACGCAAAAGACACAGCAAGTCTTGCGGTATTAATTGCATCCATGATGAGCCTGCTTATTGGTATGATTATTTTTATACCGTACATATTGAAGTTATTCTAG
- the ybeY gene encoding rRNA maturation RNase YbeY, with protein sequence MLTVDFIDDNAQIDAKHLPEIERLLIFAAEQEGINEEAEVAVSFVDENEIQAINKAYRNKDAVTDVISFALEEGEDDFEMPDAPRVLGDIIICVKRALEQAEEYGHSFERELGFLSLHGLLHLLGYDHMNEADETRMFGRQDEILNAFGLRRDV encoded by the coding sequence ATGTTAACAGTAGATTTTATTGATGATAATGCACAAATTGATGCAAAGCACTTACCAGAAATTGAGCGTTTGCTCATTTTTGCTGCCGAGCAGGAAGGAATTAATGAAGAGGCTGAAGTTGCAGTGTCATTTGTAGACGAAAATGAAATTCAGGCAATTAATAAAGCATACCGCAATAAGGATGCAGTAACAGACGTCATCAGTTTTGCCCTTGAAGAAGGCGAGGATGACTTTGAAATGCCTGATGCACCACGTGTGCTGGGAGACATCATTATCTGTGTAAAAAGAGCTTTGGAACAGGCTGAAGAGTATGGTCATTCTTTTGAGCGTGAGCTAGGTTTCTTATCGTTGCATGGTTTACTACATCTTCTAGGATATGATCATATGAATGAAGCAGATGAAACACGTATGTTTGGGCGTCAGGATGAAATATTAAATGCATTCGGATTACGAAGAGATGTATGA
- a CDS encoding PhoH family protein produces MSDIIRFDNINEAQAMLGNNDEHLNYLEEFYGVELHTRGQELTIHGQADAISKAEVVIRSLLKIIQKGTNITLRDVQSAVQMSEKGTIHYLSDLYDEEITKDATGKSIRAKTMGQRLYAHQIKKNDLVIGIGPAGTGKTFLAVVMAAQSLRSGKVKRIVLTRPAVEAGESLGFLPGDLKEKVDPYLRPLYDGLHFVLGAEHTARLIERGVIEIAPLAYMRGRTLEDAFVILDEAQNTTHAQMKMFLTRLGFGSKMVITGDETQIDLPKGVKSGLIEAVHRLNGVKGIEIHYFDGADVVRHPLVGKIINAYEGDV; encoded by the coding sequence ATGTCTGATATCATTCGCTTTGACAATATAAATGAAGCCCAGGCAATGCTTGGCAATAACGACGAACATTTAAATTATCTTGAGGAATTTTATGGTGTGGAATTGCATACGCGTGGTCAGGAACTTACGATACATGGTCAAGCTGATGCGATTTCGAAGGCTGAGGTCGTTATCAGAAGTTTGCTTAAGATTATTCAAAAAGGTACGAATATTACGTTACGTGATGTACAGTCTGCTGTTCAGATGTCTGAGAAAGGCACGATTCATTATTTAAGTGATCTGTACGATGAAGAAATAACGAAAGACGCTACTGGAAAGTCTATCCGTGCAAAGACGATGGGTCAACGATTATATGCCCATCAGATAAAGAAGAATGATCTCGTGATTGGTATTGGACCTGCTGGGACAGGGAAGACATTTCTAGCAGTTGTAATGGCCGCCCAGAGTTTACGTAGCGGAAAGGTGAAGCGTATCGTATTAACACGTCCAGCTGTTGAAGCGGGTGAGTCCCTTGGATTCTTACCCGGAGACTTGAAAGAGAAGGTAGATCCATACTTACGTCCGTTATATGATGGCTTGCATTTTGTACTCGGTGCAGAGCATACAGCTCGACTCATTGAACGTGGGGTGATTGAAATTGCACCGCTTGCATATATGCGTGGCCGTACATTAGAAGATGCCTTCGTTATATTGGATGAGGCACAGAATACGACACATGCTCAAATGAAGATGTTCTTAACACGACTAGGGTTTGGCTCTAAGATGGTCATTACGGGTGATGAAACACAAATTGACCTACCTAAAGGTGTTAAGAGTGGTCTGATTGAAGCGGTTCACCGCTTAAACGGTGTAAAAGGGATAGAAATCCATTATTTTGATGGTGCTGATGTTGTGAGACACCCGCTCGTTGGAAAGATAATCAATGCATACGAAGGAGACGTTTAA
- a CDS encoding PH domain-containing protein encodes MRYKSIVNSFQKSLLVIIVTLVSIAFYLNPLTSGVASFVLGSLLIYTLLNEFYDIEGNALNITKGFERKAINIHDIELLNCVKVRDNVLVEIYGKEQKVVVKPKLTLEFIAHLKKVNPDIRIQNFSLADSMLDRVADIK; translated from the coding sequence ATGAGATATAAAAGTATCGTCAATTCATTTCAGAAGTCGCTACTCGTCATTATTGTTACACTCGTTTCCATTGCATTCTATTTAAATCCATTGACGAGTGGTGTCGCTTCTTTTGTACTTGGGAGTCTCCTTATCTATACGCTGTTAAATGAATTTTATGATATAGAGGGAAATGCGCTTAATATTACGAAAGGTTTTGAGCGTAAAGCGATTAATATTCATGATATTGAATTGTTAAATTGTGTGAAAGTACGAGATAATGTGCTGGTAGAAATTTATGGTAAAGAGCAGAAGGTTGTTGTGAAACCTAAGTTAACCTTAGAATTTATTGCGCACTTGAAGAAGGTTAATCCGGATATTCGCATTCAGAACTTCAGTTTAGCCGATTCAATGCTTGATAGAGTCGCTGATATAAAATAA
- the floA gene encoding flotillin-like protein FloA (flotillin-like protein involved in membrane lipid rafts) translates to MSGLIGIGIITFIVIVFLMILFSFVPVGLWISALAAGVKVGIGTLVGMRLRRVSPRRVIDPLIKAHKAGLSLTTNQLESHYLAGGNVDRVVDAIIAAQRADINLPFERGAAIDLAGRDVLEAVQMSVNPKVIETPFIAGVAMNGIEVKAKARITVRANIERLVGGAGEETIVARVGEGIVSTIGSSRSHTSVLENPDMISQTVLGKGLDSGTAFEILSIDIADVDIGKNIGADLQTEQAMADKNIAQAKAEERRAMAVAQEQEMKARVQEMRAKVVEAEAEVPLAMAEALKSGNIGVKEYYNLKNIESDTGMRNAINKMTDKNDDTPKK, encoded by the coding sequence ATGTCAGGTTTAATAGGTATTGGAATAATTACATTTATCGTTATCGTCTTCTTGATGATATTATTCTCGTTTGTACCAGTAGGGTTATGGATTTCAGCGTTAGCTGCAGGTGTTAAAGTCGGCATTGGTACACTTGTTGGTATGCGTTTACGTCGTGTATCGCCACGTCGCGTTATTGATCCATTGATTAAGGCGCATAAAGCAGGTTTATCATTGACGACGAACCAGTTAGAGTCGCATTATTTAGCAGGTGGGAACGTTGACCGCGTCGTAGATGCAATTATTGCAGCACAACGTGCAGACATTAACTTACCTTTCGAGCGTGGTGCTGCGATTGATTTAGCAGGACGTGACGTGTTAGAGGCGGTACAGATGTCAGTTAACCCGAAAGTTATAGAAACGCCATTTATCGCCGGCGTTGCGATGAATGGTATTGAAGTTAAGGCGAAAGCGCGTATTACAGTGCGTGCAAACATCGAGCGCCTTGTTGGTGGTGCAGGTGAAGAGACGATTGTAGCCCGTGTCGGAGAAGGTATCGTTTCGACAATCGGTTCAAGTCGTTCCCACACATCTGTATTAGAGAACCCGGATATGATTTCTCAGACAGTATTAGGAAAAGGTTTAGACTCTGGAACAGCGTTTGAGATTCTGTCGATTGATATTGCTGATGTAGATATCGGTAAGAATATTGGTGCAGATCTTCAGACAGAGCAAGCGATGGCAGATAAGAATATCGCACAGGCGAAAGCTGAAGAACGACGTGCGATGGCGGTTGCGCAGGAGCAAGAGATGAAAGCGCGTGTTCAAGAGATGCGTGCGAAAGTTGTGGAAGCGGAAGCAGAAGTGCCGCTTGCAATGGCTGAAGCATTAAAGTCTGGTAATATCGGTGTTAAAGAATACTATAACTTAAAGAATATCGAATCAGATACAGGTATGCGCAACGCGATTAACAAGATGACAGATAAGAATGATGATACGCCTAAAAAATAA
- a CDS encoding NfeD family protein, whose amino-acid sequence MDLQLQDIILLMLMIVMTVSCIWQLYTPRISSAGIICAIASLLFFVMNIYNGDMEALAIILFIGGILLVILELFIIGAIIGIIGIICIIISFLLIGDNMTMMTLFVSICLIVALIEWVIIVKFFKKRVPLLQQVVLHDSTNKEAGYTSHDDRSYLVGQVAVCLTDLRPSGIIVHNDKRIDAVSEGAFIKKDTSVKITEVEGTRVVVKTL is encoded by the coding sequence TTGGATTTACAATTACAGGATATCATCCTGCTTATGTTAATGATTGTTATGACAGTGTCATGCATATGGCAGCTTTATACTCCGAGAATCAGCAGTGCTGGAATAATATGCGCAATTGCGAGTTTATTATTTTTTGTCATGAACATCTATAACGGTGATATGGAAGCACTGGCGATTATTTTGTTTATCGGTGGTATACTTCTTGTCATTTTAGAGTTGTTTATTATCGGTGCTATTATTGGAATTATCGGTATTATATGCATTATCATCAGTTTTCTGCTTATTGGAGACAACATGACGATGATGACTTTATTCGTATCGATCTGTTTAATCGTCGCACTTATAGAATGGGTGATCATAGTGAAGTTTTTCAAGAAGAGAGTTCCTCTGCTTCAGCAAGTCGTGTTACATGACTCAACGAATAAGGAGGCAGGCTACACATCTCATGATGACAGGTCATATTTAGTAGGGCAGGTAGCTGTTTGTCTAACTGACTTAAGACCTTCTGGTATTATCGTGCATAATGATAAGCGTATTGACGCCGTGAGTGAAGGTGCATTTATCAAAAAAGATACTTCGGTGAAGATAACCGAGGTTGAAGGTACGCGTGTTGTAGTAAAAACATTATAA
- the rpsU gene encoding 30S ribosomal protein S21 has translation MSKTVVRKNESIEDALRRFKRTVSKNGTIQEVRKREFYEKPSVKRKKKSEAARKRKVK, from the coding sequence ATGTCTAAAACTGTAGTTCGTAAAAACGAATCAATTGAAGATGCTTTACGTCGTTTCAAGCGTACTGTTTCTAAAAATGGTACAATTCAAGAAGTACGTAAACGTGAATTCTACGAAAAACCAAGTGTAAAACGCAAAAAGAAATCAGAAGCAGCGCGTAAACGTAAAGTCAAATAA
- the mtaB gene encoding tRNA (N(6)-L-threonylcarbamoyladenosine(37)-C(2))-methylthiotransferase MtaB codes for MSTVAFHTLGCKVNHYETEAIWQLFKDADYERVDFEQSADVYVINTCTVTNTGDKKSRQVIRRAVRRNPDAVICVTGCYAQTSSAEIMDIAGVDIVVGTQDRHKMLPYIEQYRAERQPINGVTNIMKNRTYEELDVPYFTDRTRASLKIQEGCNNFCTFCIIPWARGLMRSRDPKEVVRQATQLVQSGYQEIVLTGIHTGGYGEDLKDYNLAQLLRDLETIDGLKRIRISSIEASQLTDEVIDVIDKSNKVVRHLHIPLQSGSDTVLKRMRRKYTMSHFSERLKKLHAIMPGLAVTSDVIVGFPGETEAEFQETYDFILKHGFSELHVFPYSMRTGTPAARMTDQIDESVKNDRVHRLITLSDQLAKEYAGRFEGEVLEVIPEEKASNGNMLVGYTDNYLKVQFEADEHLIGELVKVKIDKSGYPVNEGTFVTVIPNTYKKSEMQVQ; via the coding sequence ATGTCAACAGTTGCATTTCATACGTTGGGTTGTAAAGTAAACCATTATGAAACAGAAGCGATTTGGCAGTTATTTAAAGATGCTGATTATGAGCGCGTTGATTTTGAACAAAGTGCAGATGTCTATGTTATTAATACGTGTACAGTAACGAACACGGGTGATAAGAAGAGTCGTCAGGTGATCCGTCGTGCGGTTCGTCGCAATCCTGATGCGGTCATTTGTGTTACGGGGTGTTACGCACAGACGTCATCTGCAGAAATTATGGATATTGCCGGTGTAGATATTGTTGTCGGTACACAGGATCGTCATAAGATGCTTCCTTATATCGAACAGTATCGCGCGGAACGTCAACCGATTAATGGTGTGACGAATATTATGAAGAATCGTACATATGAGGAGTTAGATGTACCTTACTTTACGGACCGTACGCGTGCGTCACTTAAGATTCAGGAAGGGTGTAATAACTTCTGTACGTTCTGTATTATTCCTTGGGCGCGTGGTTTAATGCGTTCTCGTGATCCTAAAGAGGTTGTCCGTCAGGCAACGCAGCTTGTACAGTCTGGTTATCAGGAGATTGTATTAACAGGGATTCATACGGGTGGTTATGGTGAAGATTTAAAGGATTATAATTTGGCACAATTACTCCGTGATCTAGAGACGATTGATGGTTTGAAGCGTATTCGTATTTCTTCTATCGAGGCGAGTCAGCTAACGGATGAAGTGATTGATGTAATTGACAAGAGCAATAAAGTTGTGCGTCACCTACACATTCCGCTTCAGTCCGGTAGTGATACGGTATTAAAGCGTATGCGTCGTAAATATACGATGTCACATTTCTCAGAGCGTCTGAAGAAGCTGCATGCCATTATGCCAGGTCTTGCTGTTACGAGTGATGTTATTGTCGGTTTCCCTGGTGAGACTGAAGCAGAGTTCCAGGAGACATATGACTTTATTTTAAAGCATGGTTTCAGTGAATTACATGTCTTCCCGTATTCAATGCGTACGGGTACGCCTGCTGCAAGAATGACGGATCAAATTGATGAATCTGTGAAGAATGACCGCGTACATCGTTTAATTACATTAAGCGATCAGCTTGCAAAAGAATATGCAGGTCGTTTTGAAGGTGAAGTGCTGGAAGTGATTCCAGAAGAGAAGGCTAGTAATGGTAATATGCTTGTTGGTTACACGGATAATTACCTTAAGGTACAGTTTGAAGCAGATGAGCATTTAATCGGTGAGCTTGTTAAGGTGAAGATTGATAAGAGCGGCTATCCAGTAAATGAAGGAACGTTCGTAACGGTCATCCCAAATACTTACAAGAAGTCAGAGATGCAAGTTCAATAA
- a CDS encoding 16S rRNA (uracil(1498)-N(3))-methyltransferase, translating to MQRYFLGIKSVINETYRISSKDDVHHIKNVMRQQTGDKVIVNFTNATMICEITDIQAEITVKPIEHIDIQTEMPVSVTIASGLLKNDKYEWMIQKATELGAASFMPFVSERTIVKVDEKKFQKKLERFTKIVKEAAEQSYRQIVPSIEFVASGKALGQKLKDFDHVLIAYEETAKSGEMKSFTEALQNVQHGDKVCVIFGPEGGLSEAEVAQFGSMVIGLGPRILRAETAPLYALSAMSFHFELN from the coding sequence ATGCAGCGTTATTTTCTTGGTATAAAAAGTGTTATAAACGAAACATATCGGATCAGTAGTAAGGACGACGTCCATCATATTAAAAACGTTATGAGACAGCAAACGGGAGATAAGGTGATCGTTAACTTTACGAATGCAACGATGATCTGTGAAATTACCGATATTCAGGCTGAGATTACAGTGAAACCGATTGAGCACATTGATATTCAGACAGAGATGCCTGTGTCTGTGACGATTGCCAGCGGGTTGCTTAAAAATGATAAGTATGAATGGATGATACAGAAGGCGACAGAACTTGGAGCTGCGTCGTTTATGCCGTTTGTTAGTGAAAGAACGATCGTTAAAGTGGACGAAAAGAAGTTCCAGAAGAAGTTAGAGCGTTTTACGAAGATTGTTAAGGAAGCGGCTGAGCAGAGTTACAGACAAATTGTCCCGTCTATTGAGTTTGTCGCGAGCGGGAAAGCATTAGGACAAAAGCTGAAAGACTTTGATCATGTGCTGATTGCATATGAAGAAACAGCGAAGTCAGGTGAGATGAAAAGCTTTACTGAAGCGTTACAAAATGTACAGCATGGTGATAAAGTGTGCGTGATATTCGGTCCGGAAGGTGGACTGAGTGAAGCGGAAGTGGCTCAGTTTGGAAGTATGGTTATTGGACTCGGACCACGTATATTAAGAGCTGAGACCGCGCCGTTATATGCATTGTCAGCAATGAGCTTTCATTTTGAGTTGAATTAG